The following coding sequences are from one Streptomyces sp. V3I7 window:
- a CDS encoding cysteine desulfurase family protein — MAYLDHAATTPMLPEAAAALTAQLSITGNASSLHASGRRARRMVEESRETLAEALGARPSEVVFTSGGTEADNLAVKGLYWSRRAADPARTRILASPVEHHAVLDAVHWLGEHEGATVEYLPVDRYGRVHAEALREAIVRNPDDVALATVMWANNEIGTLMPVRELADVAAEFGVPLHADAVQAFGQVPVDFAASGLAAMTVSGHKIGGPYGIGALLLGRDQTPVPVLHGGGQERHVRSGTLDVPAVASFAVAARLAAEQREWFAREIGALRDTLIDAVRTAVPDAILGGDPVDRLPANAHFTFPGCEGDSLLLLLDAQGIECSTGSACTAGVAQPSHVLLATGTDPDLARGTLRFSLGHTSTKADVDAVAQAIGPAVERARAAGLT; from the coding sequence ATGGCATACCTCGACCACGCCGCGACCACTCCGATGCTCCCGGAGGCGGCAGCGGCGCTGACCGCCCAGTTGAGCATCACCGGCAACGCGTCCTCGCTGCACGCCTCCGGCCGGCGGGCCCGCCGCATGGTCGAGGAGTCCCGTGAGACCCTCGCGGAAGCGCTGGGCGCCCGCCCCAGCGAGGTCGTCTTCACCTCCGGCGGAACCGAGGCCGACAACCTCGCGGTCAAGGGCCTGTACTGGTCCCGGCGCGCCGCCGACCCGGCCCGCACCCGCATCCTCGCCAGCCCCGTCGAGCACCACGCCGTCCTGGACGCCGTCCACTGGCTCGGCGAGCACGAGGGCGCCACCGTCGAGTACCTCCCCGTCGACCGGTACGGACGCGTCCACGCCGAGGCGCTGCGCGAGGCCATCGTCCGCAACCCGGACGACGTCGCCCTGGCCACGGTCATGTGGGCCAACAACGAGATCGGCACACTCATGCCGGTCCGTGAACTGGCCGACGTCGCCGCCGAGTTCGGCGTGCCGCTGCACGCCGACGCGGTCCAGGCCTTCGGCCAGGTGCCCGTCGACTTCGCCGCGTCCGGCCTCGCCGCGATGACCGTCTCCGGCCACAAGATCGGTGGGCCGTACGGCATCGGCGCCCTGCTCCTCGGCCGCGACCAGACCCCCGTGCCCGTACTGCACGGCGGCGGGCAGGAGCGCCACGTCCGCTCCGGCACGCTCGACGTCCCGGCCGTCGCCTCCTTCGCGGTGGCCGCCCGGCTGGCCGCCGAGCAGCGCGAGTGGTTCGCCCGTGAGATCGGCGCCCTGCGCGACACCCTGATCGACGCGGTCCGCACGGCCGTTCCGGACGCGATCCTCGGCGGCGACCCCGTGGACCGCCTCCCCGCCAACGCCCACTTCACCTTCCCCGGCTGCGAGGGGGACTCCCTGCTCCTCCTCCTCGACGCCCAGGGCATCGAGTGCTCCACCGGCTCCGCCTGCACCGCGGGCGTCGCCCAGCCGAGCCACGTCCTCCTCGCCACCGGCACCGACCCGGACCTGGCCCGCGGCACCCTGCGCTTCTCCCTCGGACACACCTCCACGAAGGCCGACGTCGACGCGGTGGCGCAGGCCATCGGCCCCGCGGTCGAGCGGGCGCGCGCGGCCGGGCTGACGTAA
- the mnmA gene encoding tRNA 2-thiouridine(34) synthase MnmA, which produces MTDTPQRTRPLRVLAAMSGGVDSAVAAARAAEAGHDVTGVHLALSANPQSFRTGARGCCTIEDSRDARRAADVIGIPFYVWDLADRFREDVVEDFIAEYEAGRTPNPCLRCNEKIKFAALLDKALALGFDAVCTGHYAQVIVNEDGSRELHRASDMAKDQSYVLGVLDEKQLAHALFPLGDTVTTKEEIRAEAERRGLAVAKKPDSHDICFIADGDTQGFLANRLGKAEGDIVDESGAKIGTHEGAYGFTIGQRKGLRIGTPAPDGKPRYVLDISPVNNTVTVGPAAALDVTALTAIKPRWCGTAPSGPGTYTAQLRAHGGETEVTAELVDGELRVAFTEPVRGVAPGQAIVLYDGTRVVGSATIATTTRAEAAAV; this is translated from the coding sequence ATGACTGACACCCCGCAGCGCACTCGCCCCCTCCGCGTTCTCGCCGCCATGTCGGGCGGCGTGGACTCCGCCGTCGCCGCGGCCCGCGCGGCCGAGGCGGGCCACGACGTGACCGGCGTCCACCTAGCGCTCTCCGCGAACCCGCAGTCGTTCCGCACCGGCGCGCGGGGCTGCTGCACCATCGAGGACTCGCGCGACGCCCGCCGCGCCGCGGACGTCATCGGCATCCCGTTCTACGTCTGGGACCTCGCCGACCGCTTCCGCGAGGACGTCGTCGAGGACTTCATCGCCGAGTACGAGGCGGGCCGCACCCCCAACCCGTGCCTGCGCTGCAACGAGAAGATCAAGTTCGCCGCGCTCCTGGACAAGGCCCTCGCCCTCGGCTTCGACGCCGTCTGCACCGGCCACTACGCCCAGGTGATCGTGAACGAGGACGGCAGCCGCGAGCTGCACCGCGCCTCCGACATGGCGAAGGACCAGTCGTACGTCCTCGGCGTCCTGGACGAGAAGCAGCTCGCCCACGCGCTCTTCCCGCTCGGTGACACCGTCACCACCAAGGAGGAGATCCGGGCCGAGGCCGAGCGGCGCGGCCTCGCCGTGGCCAAGAAGCCCGACTCGCACGACATCTGCTTCATCGCCGACGGCGACACCCAGGGCTTCCTCGCCAACCGCCTCGGCAAGGCGGAGGGCGACATCGTCGACGAGTCCGGCGCCAAGATCGGCACCCACGAGGGCGCGTACGGATTCACCATCGGCCAGCGCAAGGGCCTGCGCATCGGCACCCCGGCCCCCGACGGCAAGCCGCGCTACGTCCTCGACATCTCCCCGGTGAACAACACGGTGACGGTCGGCCCGGCCGCCGCCCTCGACGTCACGGCCCTGACCGCGATCAAGCCCCGCTGGTGCGGCACCGCCCCCTCGGGCCCCGGCACGTACACGGCCCAGCTGCGCGCCCACGGCGGCGAGACCGAGGTGACCGCGGAACTCGTGGACGGCGAGCTGCGCGTCGCCTTCACCGAGCCGGTCCGCGGCGTCGCCCCCGGCCAGGCCATCGTCCTGTACGACGGCACGCGCGTGGTGGGCTCGGCGACGATCGCGACGACCACGCGCGCGGAAGCCGCGGCGGTCTGA
- a CDS encoding methionine synthase: MSENRQFRFGAATGVGSMPGDDTREAAKTVTGTFEDFPYLPELPARGPGADMIGRTAGMLVELYARVEPSGWRIGDRPGRDTKRARSWLGEDLDALEEYTQGYEGPLKVQAVGPWTLAASLELKNGQAVLSDPGACRDLAASLGEGLRLHLDEVQRRVPGAELALQLDEPSLTAVLRGQVPTASGYRTHRAVDRQVVEATLRDTLGVHTSGPRVVHSCAPDVPFALLRRAGADGVSFDFSLLTERDDDALGEAVEGGTRLFAGVVPATDGPLSDPAGSVMGVRTLWRRLGLHPGLLADAVTITPSCGLAGASPAYARKAQAQCVRAARSLADNPE; the protein is encoded by the coding sequence GTGAGCGAAAACAGGCAGTTCAGGTTCGGTGCCGCCACCGGCGTCGGCTCCATGCCAGGTGACGACACCCGGGAGGCGGCCAAGACCGTCACCGGGACCTTCGAGGACTTCCCGTACCTGCCCGAACTCCCGGCCCGCGGGCCCGGCGCCGACATGATCGGGCGCACCGCCGGGATGCTCGTCGAGCTGTACGCGCGCGTGGAGCCGAGCGGATGGCGGATCGGCGACCGGCCGGGCCGCGACACCAAGCGGGCGCGGTCCTGGCTGGGGGAGGACCTCGACGCCCTGGAGGAGTACACCCAGGGCTACGAGGGCCCGCTGAAGGTGCAGGCCGTCGGTCCCTGGACGCTGGCGGCGAGCCTGGAGCTGAAGAACGGCCAGGCCGTCCTCTCCGATCCCGGCGCCTGCCGCGACCTGGCCGCCTCGCTCGGGGAGGGCCTGCGCCTGCACCTCGACGAGGTTCAGCGCCGCGTGCCCGGCGCCGAGCTCGCCCTCCAGCTCGACGAGCCCTCGCTCACCGCCGTGCTCCGCGGCCAGGTGCCGACCGCCAGCGGCTACCGCACCCACCGGGCCGTCGACCGCCAGGTCGTCGAGGCCACCCTCCGGGACACCCTCGGCGTGCACACGAGCGGCCCCCGCGTCGTCCACTCCTGCGCGCCGGACGTCCCGTTCGCCCTGCTCCGTCGGGCCGGCGCCGACGGCGTCTCCTTCGACTTCTCGCTCCTCACCGAACGTGACGACGACGCGCTCGGCGAGGCGGTGGAGGGCGGTACGCGGCTGTTCGCCGGTGTCGTGCCCGCCACGGACGGCCCATTGTCAGACCCTGCCGGTAGCGTCATGGGTGTCAGGACGCTGTGGCGCAGGCTGGGACTGCATCCGGGGCTTCTCGCGGACGCGGTCACCATCACGCCGTCGTGCGGACTCGCGGGCGCTTCCCCCGCGTACGCCCGCAAGGCCCAGGCCCAGTGCGTCCGGGCGGCGAGATCCCTCGCGGACAACCCTGAGTAA
- a CDS encoding DUF427 domain-containing protein, whose amino-acid sequence MTQGHTITIEQGEQHVRVKHGDQVLADTHRPLLLHETGAPVRYYIPAEDVRLDLLTPSGTHTVCPFKGTASYWSLPDTPDLAWAYPAPKDGVAPIKDHLCFYEAEVS is encoded by the coding sequence ATGACCCAAGGACACACGATCACGATCGAACAGGGCGAGCAGCACGTGCGTGTGAAGCACGGGGACCAGGTGCTCGCCGACACCCACCGCCCCCTGCTGCTGCACGAGACCGGCGCTCCCGTGCGGTACTACATCCCGGCCGAGGACGTGCGCCTCGACCTCCTGACCCCGTCCGGGACCCACACCGTCTGCCCCTTCAAGGGCACGGCGTCCTACTGGTCCCTGCCGGACACCCCGGACCTCGCCTGGGCCTACCCGGCCCCGAAGGACGGCGTCGCCCCGATCAAGGACCACCTGTGCTTCTACGAAGCGGAGGTGTCGTAA
- a CDS encoding SDR family oxidoreductase, whose product MRRMATHVITGAGSGIGAAVARRLHARGDDLVLLARDAGRAKELAEQFPGARTLVGDLSDPDKLSWAFSHQTLPDQVDSLLHFAGVVELGEVGETTPKSWRNQLNVNLIAPAELTRHFLPQLRAARGHVVFANSGAGLNAHAGWGAYAASKHGLKALADSLRQEEHPNGVRVTSVYPGRTASPMQAKVHQQEGKDYDASQWIDPESVATTVLTALDLPRDAEINDLTVRPGR is encoded by the coding sequence ATGAGGCGCATGGCTACTCATGTGATCACCGGGGCGGGTTCCGGCATCGGCGCGGCCGTGGCCCGCCGCCTCCACGCGCGCGGGGACGACCTCGTCCTCCTCGCGCGCGACGCCGGCCGCGCGAAGGAACTGGCGGAGCAGTTCCCCGGCGCCCGTACCCTGGTCGGTGACCTCTCCGACCCGGACAAGCTCTCCTGGGCCTTCTCCCACCAGACGCTGCCCGACCAGGTGGACTCGCTGCTGCACTTCGCCGGGGTTGTCGAACTCGGCGAAGTGGGCGAGACGACCCCCAAGTCCTGGCGCAACCAGCTCAACGTCAACCTGATCGCCCCCGCCGAGCTGACCCGGCACTTCCTGCCCCAGCTCCGCGCCGCCCGCGGCCACGTGGTCTTCGCGAACTCCGGCGCCGGCCTGAACGCCCACGCCGGCTGGGGGGCGTACGCCGCCTCCAAGCACGGCCTCAAGGCCCTCGCCGACTCCCTGCGCCAGGAGGAGCATCCCAACGGGGTCCGCGTCACCTCGGTGTACCCCGGCCGCACCGCGAGCCCCATGCAGGCCAAGGTCCACCAGCAGGAGGGCAAGGACTACGACGCCTCCCAGTGGATCGACCCCGAGTCGGTCGCGACCACCGTCCTCACCGCCCTGGACCTGCCCCGGGACGCGGAGATCAACGACCTGACGGTGCGCCCGGGACGCTGA
- a CDS encoding TIGR00730 family Rossman fold protein, translating into MDICVFLSAADLDDRYTRPAREFAKLIGKGGHTLVWGGSDVGLMKVVADGMQEAGGRLVGVSVSFLAEKSRPGADEMVIAADLAERKRLLLEKADAVVVMVGGTGTLDEATEILELKKHGHTDKPVVVLNTAGFYDGLKEQFRRMEDEGFLPRALTDLVFFAEEPVGALAYLEESLGTV; encoded by the coding sequence ATGGATATCTGTGTCTTCCTCTCCGCCGCCGACCTCGACGACCGCTACACGCGCCCCGCGCGCGAGTTCGCGAAACTGATCGGAAAGGGCGGCCACACCCTGGTCTGGGGTGGCTCCGACGTCGGTCTGATGAAGGTCGTCGCCGACGGCATGCAGGAGGCGGGCGGCCGGCTGGTCGGCGTCTCGGTCAGCTTCCTGGCGGAAAAGTCGCGGCCCGGCGCCGACGAGATGGTCATCGCCGCCGACCTCGCCGAGCGCAAGCGGCTGCTGCTGGAGAAGGCCGACGCGGTGGTGGTCATGGTGGGCGGCACCGGCACGCTCGACGAGGCCACCGAGATCCTGGAGCTGAAGAAGCACGGCCACACCGACAAGCCCGTGGTGGTGCTCAACACGGCCGGCTTCTACGACGGCCTCAAGGAGCAGTTCCGCCGCATGGAGGACGAGGGCTTCCTGCCCCGTGCGCTCACTGACCTGGTGTTCTTCGCCGAGGAGCCGGTGGGCGCGCTGGCCTACCTGGAGGAGAGCCTGGGCACCGTGTGA
- a CDS encoding N-acetylmuramoyl-L-alanine amidase: MSDSDRRIGRRALIIGGAAAAVGTAVLARDELSHLWWRLPGVEKPRVAGAVDFRGARWVAASPGNYRRADRPDDYPIDRVVIHVTQGGYDSAVKVFQDPAHAAAAHYIVRKDGRVTQLIRELDVAFHAGNREYNERSVGIEHEGFVEDASSFTDAMYAASARLTAAICGRYGISADREHVVGHVEVPGTDHTDPGPHWDWDRYMRLVARAPRA, translated from the coding sequence ATGAGTGACTCGGACCGGCGGATCGGGCGCCGGGCGCTGATCATCGGCGGCGCGGCGGCCGCGGTGGGGACGGCGGTGCTGGCCCGGGACGAGCTGTCCCATCTGTGGTGGCGGCTGCCGGGGGTGGAGAAGCCGCGGGTGGCGGGCGCGGTCGACTTCCGGGGTGCGCGCTGGGTGGCGGCGTCCCCGGGGAACTACCGGCGGGCGGACCGGCCCGACGACTATCCGATCGACCGGGTCGTCATCCATGTCACCCAGGGCGGCTACGACAGCGCGGTCAAGGTGTTCCAGGACCCGGCGCACGCGGCGGCCGCGCACTACATCGTCCGCAAGGACGGCCGGGTCACCCAGCTGATCCGCGAGCTGGACGTGGCGTTCCACGCGGGCAACCGGGAGTACAACGAGCGCAGCGTCGGCATCGAGCACGAGGGTTTCGTGGAGGACGCGTCGTCCTTCACGGACGCGATGTACGCCGCGTCCGCGCGGCTGACGGCGGCGATATGCGGGCGGTACGGCATATCCGCCGACCGGGAGCACGTCGTCGGGCACGTGGAGGTGCCGGGGACCGATCACACGGACCCGGGGCCGCACTGGGACTGGGACCGGTACATGCGGCTGGTCGCGCGGGCCCCGCGGGCCTGA
- a CDS encoding alpha/beta fold hydrolase, whose translation MDKQIISRDGTLIVHDLTGEGPAVILVSGAMATGATMAPLAARLADRFTVIAYDRRGRGESGDTAPYAVDREVEDLAVLIEAAGGEAALYGVGAGGALALEAAASGLPVRQVAVYEAPFSDHKDGGRERAEYVRRLAEALGEDRRGDAVELYLRLTGMAEEMIQRARSSPLWADMESLAPTLSYDAGVMRDGLLPRERVVVIAVPVLAMAGGASSPWLHAAARDVANLAPQGTYRLLEGQTRMVDPDVLTPVLTEFFAD comes from the coding sequence ATGGACAAGCAGATCATTTCCCGCGACGGCACCCTCATCGTGCACGACCTCACCGGTGAGGGCCCGGCGGTCATCCTGGTGAGCGGCGCGATGGCGACGGGGGCCACGATGGCCCCGCTCGCCGCGCGGCTCGCGGACCGCTTCACGGTCATCGCCTACGACCGCCGGGGCCGCGGCGAGAGCGGCGACACGGCGCCGTACGCCGTGGACCGCGAGGTCGAGGACCTGGCGGTGCTGATCGAGGCGGCGGGCGGTGAGGCGGCGCTCTACGGCGTCGGAGCGGGCGGAGCGCTGGCGCTGGAGGCGGCGGCGAGCGGGCTGCCCGTCCGTCAGGTCGCGGTGTACGAGGCACCGTTCTCCGACCACAAGGACGGCGGCAGGGAGCGCGCCGAGTACGTCCGGCGGCTGGCCGAGGCCCTCGGAGAGGACCGGCGCGGGGACGCGGTGGAGCTATACCTCCGGCTCACCGGCATGGCCGAGGAAATGATTCAGCGCGCCCGTTCCTCGCCCCTGTGGGCCGACATGGAGTCGCTCGCGCCGACCCTGTCGTACGACGCCGGCGTGATGCGCGACGGGCTGCTGCCCCGGGAACGGGTCGTGGTGATCGCGGTGCCGGTGCTGGCCATGGCGGGCGGCGCCAGCTCCCCGTGGCTGCACGCGGCCGCCCGCGACGTCGCGAACCTGGCCCCCCAGGGGACGTACCGCCTCCTGGAGGGCCAGACCCGCATGGTCGACCCGGATGTGCTCACGCCGGTGCTGACGGAGTTCTTCGCGGACTAG